A single genomic interval of uncultured Desulfobacter sp. harbors:
- a CDS encoding FAD-linked oxidase C-terminal domain-containing protein: protein MISEKLIQEFKGICGPQFVSSDKTDRILYSYDATRKQFLPDVVVHPADAQAVSRIMTLAHHHRIPVYPRGAGTGFTGGALPVCGGIVMGMSRMNRILDIDQENLVAVVEPGVVTGDFQKAVEDLGLFYPPDPASLKVSSLGGNVAECAGGPRCVKYGVTKDYVIGLEVVTPTGDRIETGGTTMKGVVGYDLTKLFCGSEGTLAIITKIILKLLPKPQAKKTMLVVFDAIDGAAKAVSAIIREKIIPATLEFMDGRTLDCLRQTAGLSMPEGAGAALIIEVDGDKEFLDKQAQRILAVIESLGVLENRVANTFEESEEIWKIRRAISPSLKKLGLEKFNEDICVPRSKLPEMIRRIEKISDQYNLPIVNFGHAGDGNIHVNIMADKADAEQMANAEHAIEALFRATLALGGTMSGEHGVGIMKAPYLSLELSSESILYMKMLKKALDPHNILNPGKIFPDDACPIPGEVK from the coding sequence ATGATATCTGAAAAATTGATCCAGGAGTTCAAAGGAATCTGCGGCCCGCAATTTGTCAGTAGCGACAAGACCGACCGTATTCTCTACAGCTATGATGCCACGCGTAAACAATTCCTTCCGGATGTTGTGGTGCATCCGGCTGATGCCCAGGCCGTATCCCGGATCATGACACTTGCCCATCACCACCGTATCCCGGTTTACCCCAGGGGCGCGGGCACCGGGTTTACCGGCGGCGCCCTGCCGGTTTGCGGGGGGATAGTTATGGGAATGAGCCGGATGAACCGGATTCTGGATATTGATCAGGAAAATCTTGTGGCCGTGGTGGAGCCCGGTGTGGTGACCGGGGATTTCCAAAAGGCCGTGGAGGATTTGGGTCTGTTTTATCCTCCGGATCCGGCATCATTGAAAGTCTCCAGCTTGGGGGGGAACGTGGCTGAATGCGCAGGCGGCCCCCGGTGTGTCAAGTACGGGGTGACCAAGGACTATGTCATCGGTCTGGAGGTGGTGACGCCCACAGGCGACCGGATTGAAACCGGCGGCACCACCATGAAAGGGGTGGTCGGTTATGATTTGACTAAGCTCTTTTGTGGGTCGGAAGGTACCCTGGCCATTATTACCAAAATTATTCTCAAACTGCTTCCCAAACCCCAGGCCAAGAAAACCATGCTGGTGGTGTTTGATGCCATTGACGGGGCTGCCAAGGCCGTATCCGCCATTATCCGTGAGAAGATCATTCCCGCCACCTTGGAATTCATGGACGGCCGGACCCTGGATTGCCTCAGGCAGACCGCCGGGCTGTCCATGCCGGAAGGCGCGGGTGCCGCGCTGATCATAGAGGTGGACGGAGACAAGGAATTTTTAGACAAGCAGGCCCAAAGGATCCTTGCTGTGATCGAATCCCTGGGCGTTTTGGAGAACCGGGTGGCCAATACGTTTGAAGAAAGCGAAGAGATCTGGAAGATCCGCAGGGCGATCTCCCCCTCATTGAAAAAGCTTGGACTGGAGAAGTTTAATGAAGATATCTGTGTGCCTAGATCCAAGCTGCCGGAGATGATCCGCCGGATCGAAAAGATTTCAGACCAATACAACCTGCCCATCGTGAACTTCGGGCATGCCGGCGACGGAAATATTCATGTTAATATCATGGCGGACAAAGCCGATGCCGAACAAATGGCCAATGCCGAACATGCCATTGAGGCACTGTTCCGGGCCACACTGGCGTTGGGCGGAACCATGAGCGGAGAACACGGCGTTGGTATTATGAAGGCCCCCTACCTTTCCCTTGAGCTGTCAAGCGAGTCTATCCTTTATATGAAAATGCTTAAAAAAGCCCTGGATCCGCATAATATTCTTAATCCGGGCAAGATTTTTCCAGACGATGCCTGCCCAATTCCCGGAGAGGTGAAATGA
- a CDS encoding ABC transporter substrate-binding protein, whose protein sequence is MLRKTSRIIITVFITAILTWGTAFAGKPPKIKIGSVGWTGVTIKTELAVAILESIGYDARNLTMSVPITYMALSKGDVDFFLGNWMPTMANIASKYFENGSVIQYTANMPGAKYTLAVPSFCVAQGLKDFKDIVKFGDALDWKIYGIEAGNDGNQVIQNMIDKNMFGLGKFKLVASSEMAMLAEVQSFVQQNKPIVFLGWAPHSMNERIDMTYLTGSTSETFGGNNGTATVWTNTRKGFEKDMPNVATFLKNYTFPIAMINQIMTSMHTRKGLSPRDAGLIWLKQHPDTYRGWLKNVTTTDGKPAAPVFEATLERVGK, encoded by the coding sequence ATGTTACGCAAGACAAGCCGAATCATAATCACCGTATTCATCACAGCAATTCTTACCTGGGGAACAGCCTTTGCCGGCAAGCCGCCCAAAATAAAAATCGGGAGCGTGGGTTGGACCGGAGTGACCATTAAAACCGAGCTGGCAGTGGCCATTCTCGAGAGCATCGGATATGACGCAAGGAACCTGACCATGTCAGTGCCCATCACCTACATGGCCTTATCCAAAGGGGATGTGGATTTTTTCCTGGGCAACTGGATGCCGACCATGGCCAACATTGCCAGCAAGTATTTTGAAAACGGCAGCGTGATTCAGTATACGGCCAATATGCCCGGCGCCAAATACACGTTGGCCGTTCCCTCCTTCTGCGTGGCCCAGGGGCTTAAAGACTTCAAGGATATTGTAAAATTCGGCGATGCGCTTGACTGGAAAATATACGGCATTGAAGCCGGCAACGACGGCAACCAGGTCATCCAGAACATGATCGACAAAAATATGTTCGGCCTGGGTAAATTTAAGCTGGTTGCTTCCAGCGAAATGGCCATGCTGGCCGAAGTTCAGTCATTTGTTCAGCAGAACAAACCCATTGTCTTCCTGGGATGGGCGCCCCACAGCATGAACGAACGGATTGACATGACCTATCTAACCGGCAGCACCTCGGAAACCTTTGGCGGAAACAACGGGACCGCCACGGTCTGGACCAACACCCGCAAAGGCTTTGAGAAAGATATGCCCAATGTGGCCACTTTCCTGAAAAACTACACCTTTCCCATCGCCATGATCAACCAGATTATGACCTCTATGCATACCCGGAAAGGTCTCTCCCCCCGGGATGCCGGCCTGATCTGGCTCAAACAACATCCCGATACCTACCGGGGCTGGCTTAAAAACGTGACCACCACAGATGGTAAACCCGCAGCCCCGGTTTTTGAAGCCACCCTTGAACGTGTCGGTAAATAG
- a CDS encoding cation acetate symporter produces MGVNPIVILGSVIYFAVIFYIGWYSRKASMDSSDFYVAGRKVGPIVNGSALAATYFSPASFLGLPAFIFILGYPFWWALVGIIGGMPIATLLTAAPLRKYAPTSFTDYYADRYDTKWLRLVAGIPTLIGGLAYVILSIVGTALFLLAILQIPFNVSVVLASVVVFAYIYFGGMVATTISTAFQGVAMTVASVLAAGYVIFNFGGLNGLTDAVLANSDNFFNLPYVSETASHPLMATWTGVVGFFFVWHFGFSAMPYTVVRFFTTQDIKAARRSVFWAVTIGGAMYGGLVIIGTGARVLIETLHPLMQTEGVTNAMGVLKHMKTAYGVAGASVTDYSMIAAVEGLKSPFLLSVLAAGGLAIAMATASGWTMVLNVLLGRDLIGKVFGSSWPVDKPVQATRVMTILIVFVCMLFAFKPPALVLDISGAAFIVILCSVGPPLILGIWWTRATTAAAITNILVMTTLSCGSWMYAKYKLGSYHWFFLSDPANKISTPHQFYWVFIGFIFFIVVSLMTKPCKDEVIQKYSLDIRPEE; encoded by the coding sequence ATGGGTGTTAATCCAATCGTTATTTTAGGTTCCGTAATCTATTTTGCAGTGATATTTTATATCGGATGGTATTCCCGCAAGGCGTCCATGGATTCGTCCGATTTCTATGTGGCCGGACGAAAAGTCGGTCCCATCGTTAATGGGTCGGCCCTGGCCGCTACATATTTTAGCCCGGCAAGTTTTCTGGGGTTGCCGGCCTTCATTTTTATTTTGGGCTACCCTTTCTGGTGGGCCCTGGTCGGCATCATCGGCGGCATGCCCATTGCTACCCTGCTGACAGCGGCACCCCTGCGTAAGTATGCCCCGACATCATTCACGGACTATTACGCAGACCGCTATGATACAAAATGGCTCCGCCTGGTAGCCGGCATTCCCACACTCATCGGCGGGCTGGCATATGTCATTTTGTCCATTGTGGGCACGGCCCTATTTTTACTGGCCATTCTGCAAATTCCCTTCAATGTATCCGTCGTCCTCGCATCCGTTGTCGTTTTCGCATATATCTATTTCGGCGGAATGGTCGCCACCACCATTTCAACGGCTTTCCAGGGCGTTGCCATGACCGTCGCCTCGGTATTGGCCGCCGGATATGTAATCTTCAACTTTGGCGGACTGAACGGTTTGACCGATGCGGTGCTGGCTAACAGCGACAATTTCTTCAACCTGCCCTATGTCTCCGAAACAGCATCCCATCCCCTTATGGCCACTTGGACCGGCGTGGTGGGCTTTTTCTTTGTGTGGCATTTCGGTTTTTCAGCGATGCCCTACACCGTGGTTCGTTTTTTCACCACCCAGGATATTAAGGCCGCACGACGCAGCGTTTTTTGGGCCGTAACCATTGGCGGCGCCATGTACGGCGGACTGGTTATTATCGGCACCGGTGCCAGGGTGTTGATTGAAACCCTTCATCCGCTTATGCAGACCGAAGGCGTCACCAACGCCATGGGGGTACTGAAACACATGAAGACCGCATACGGCGTTGCCGGGGCATCCGTCACCGATTATTCCATGATTGCTGCCGTGGAAGGCTTGAAAAGCCCCTTTCTTCTTTCCGTACTGGCGGCAGGTGGTCTGGCCATCGCCATGGCCACAGCCTCAGGCTGGACCATGGTCCTTAACGTTTTGCTGGGAAGGGATCTGATTGGAAAAGTCTTCGGCAGCAGCTGGCCCGTGGATAAACCTGTGCAGGCCACACGCGTAATGACCATACTGATCGTCTTCGTCTGTATGCTTTTCGCCTTCAAACCGCCGGCACTGGTTCTGGATATCTCCGGGGCGGCATTTATCGTTATCCTCTGCTCGGTCGGTCCTCCGTTGATTCTAGGCATCTGGTGGACCCGGGCCACGACAGCGGCTGCTATCACCAACATCCTGGTAATGACAACGCTTTCATGCGGATCATGGATGTACGCAAAATACAAACTGGGAAGTTATCACTGGTTTTTCCTGAGTGACCCTGCCAATAAAATCAGCACACCGCACCAATTCTACTGGGTATTCATCGGATTTATTTTCTTCATCGTTGTCAGCCTGATGACAAAACCGTGTAAAGATGAGGTGATTCAGAAATACTCACTGGATATAAGACCGGAAGAATAA
- a CDS encoding formate/nitrite transporter family protein → MKNFLAPEELASTLVSWGSNKAHKSVLQLLLLGFLAGAYIGFAAHLATVVGTGAFGWIGLKKFFIGAVFSVGLMLVVIPGSELWTGNTMMTIALLDRKITLIQMVRNWFWVYLGNLLGSVFLAWMIVSQTGLMDGVFGATALQIATAKVTTEVAGTSHNLAYFFRAVGCNWLVCLAVLLAIAAQDISGKVLGIFFPIMAFVAAGFEHAIANMYFIPAGIFAKQLESAVTASAIDAALLTRLSWAGMWHSNLISVTLGNFIGGGIFVGVVYWLVYLRKENSR, encoded by the coding sequence ATGAAAAATTTTCTTGCTCCGGAAGAATTGGCCTCAACCCTGGTATCCTGGGGATCAAATAAAGCACATAAATCAGTTTTACAGCTTCTGCTGCTTGGCTTTCTGGCAGGAGCCTATATCGGTTTTGCGGCTCACCTGGCAACTGTCGTTGGAACCGGTGCATTTGGCTGGATTGGTTTAAAAAAGTTTTTCATCGGTGCTGTCTTCAGCGTTGGACTGATGCTGGTGGTCATACCAGGCTCAGAGCTTTGGACAGGTAATACCATGATGACCATCGCCCTGCTCGACAGAAAAATTACCTTGATTCAGATGGTGCGTAACTGGTTCTGGGTCTATCTTGGTAATTTGTTGGGATCTGTCTTTCTCGCCTGGATGATTGTTTCTCAAACCGGCCTTATGGATGGTGTTTTTGGCGCCACTGCCTTGCAGATAGCAACGGCCAAAGTAACCACGGAAGTTGCCGGCACTAGCCACAATCTCGCCTACTTCTTCCGTGCTGTCGGTTGCAACTGGCTTGTTTGCCTGGCCGTATTGCTGGCCATTGCCGCCCAGGACATCAGCGGCAAAGTTCTGGGGATTTTTTTTCCAATCATGGCCTTTGTGGCAGCAGGTTTTGAACACGCTATCGCCAATATGTACTTCATTCCTGCTGGAATTTTTGCCAAGCAGTTGGAATCCGCTGTCACAGCCTCAGCCATTGACGCTGCATTATTGACCAGGCTCAGCTGGGCCGGCATGTGGCATAGCAACCTGATCTCCGTCACGTTAGGAAATTTTATCGGCGGTGGAATCTTCGTCGGGGTTGTCTACTGGCTGGTGTACCTTCGTAAAGAAAATTCCCGATAG
- a CDS encoding DUF4212 domain-containing protein — protein sequence MESSISSSRDYNISFFTPRTAFLKDNVRIIVISIVIWAVAVFGFHILLKVIEKPTPEPGYTVYEQVYPKLTAGTATSQDNISIAKVYLGLIAKSIALQKSEPLKEAFTAAVNAAMPLDQQESLKMIADQATTDHSVDVTSIATLLGIEQDAVLKGVIPFALAPMTDKTLSVTAPEIPGIMDKYLIHYQSFLTDSKIFGFPFHYFYTAIFLLVLFNLICLVYCYVIDGVMKKHGMESDDE from the coding sequence ATGGAAAGTTCAATTAGCAGTAGTCGTGATTACAACATCAGTTTCTTTACACCTAGAACCGCTTTTCTCAAAGACAACGTTCGTATCATTGTTATCAGTATTGTCATTTGGGCTGTAGCTGTGTTCGGATTTCATATCCTGCTAAAGGTGATTGAAAAACCGACACCGGAACCGGGATATACGGTTTATGAACAGGTATACCCGAAATTAACAGCCGGTACAGCCACAAGCCAGGACAATATCAGCATTGCCAAAGTCTACTTGGGGCTTATCGCCAAATCTATCGCATTGCAAAAAAGTGAGCCTTTAAAAGAAGCTTTTACTGCGGCGGTTAATGCTGCAATGCCCCTTGACCAGCAAGAATCATTAAAGATGATTGCGGATCAGGCAACAACCGATCACAGTGTTGATGTCACTTCAATTGCCACCCTGCTTGGAATTGAGCAGGATGCCGTACTAAAAGGTGTAATACCTTTTGCGCTGGCGCCAATGACTGACAAAACGCTTAGTGTTACTGCCCCTGAGATTCCCGGTATAATGGATAAATATCTGATCCATTATCAATCATTTTTAACGGACTCCAAAATATTTGGTTTTCCTTTTCATTATTTTTACACCGCTATTTTTCTTTTGGTGCTCTTTAACCTGATATGCCTGGTGTACTGCTATGTCATTGATGGTGTTATGAAGAAACATGGAATGGAAAGTGATGATGAATAA
- a CDS encoding DUF3360 family protein, whose translation MSNSEKSYGEQRKKASEFRTRAEYLDHELKIMKFRRWGINLPFRDYSIEIEDFVPAIAATIGKVVMVTAMVAAFANCDVYAHLNLTSGDFIAQNVRYEMLIAGAIFVLLFSAFLNPNTNLAGTHGPMIPLIPIAASAGGHPLALGLLIGVFGLILAVTKGGSKLMNITGIGVRGGLLLYLGAVGLIGQLGKLEKWAADGGVGSVSFAVIGVTVLVYAYLARIQKRWLAIPLCSAIAGIIAFSMGADFAFSTPPGLPPFDPMWWWGTDTGWKMGLPGVQQFIAVVPFAILAVAMWSPDYLGHRVFQELNYPKEAKNVLMDVDDTMMVASIRQGIGSCLGGGNIASSWGTYMIPAAIAKRPIPGGAVLTGILCVVTGILGYPMDLAMWQPVLRVALIVGVFLPLLEAGMQMVNNHKESQSAGTCIFACAFVNPVFGWSAAMLLDNLGLIGDRERAKSLTWNEKLIIPGFMFLVCTIALGLVGQLPGIPGMF comes from the coding sequence ATGTCGAACAGTGAAAAGTCGTATGGCGAACAACGTAAAAAAGCAAGTGAGTTTAGGACTCGAGCTGAGTATCTTGACCATGAACTAAAGATCATGAAATTCCGTCGCTGGGGGATCAACCTACCCTTCCGAGATTACAGCATCGAAATTGAGGACTTTGTACCGGCAATTGCCGCCACCATCGGAAAGGTTGTAATGGTAACCGCCATGGTAGCCGCCTTTGCGAATTGCGATGTGTACGCGCATCTGAATCTTACAAGCGGCGACTTCATTGCACAGAATGTCCGGTATGAGATGCTGATCGCAGGCGCTATCTTTGTCTTGCTTTTTTCGGCATTCCTTAATCCGAATACAAACCTTGCGGGCACCCACGGCCCGATGATTCCTCTTATCCCGATTGCCGCCTCGGCCGGCGGGCATCCGCTGGCACTGGGTCTCTTGATAGGCGTATTCGGCCTTATTCTCGCCGTCACAAAGGGCGGTTCCAAGCTGATGAATATAACCGGAATCGGAGTCCGGGGAGGGCTTTTGCTCTACCTGGGTGCTGTTGGACTTATTGGACAGCTCGGCAAGCTTGAAAAATGGGCGGCAGATGGTGGCGTCGGTTCGGTTTCCTTTGCAGTCATCGGCGTAACCGTGCTGGTCTATGCCTACCTGGCGCGTATCCAGAAACGCTGGCTGGCCATCCCGCTTTGTTCCGCCATCGCAGGCATCATCGCATTCTCAATGGGCGCTGATTTCGCCTTTTCAACCCCGCCGGGACTTCCCCCTTTTGATCCCATGTGGTGGTGGGGTACGGATACAGGGTGGAAAATGGGACTTCCCGGCGTCCAGCAATTCATCGCTGTTGTTCCGTTCGCCATTCTGGCCGTTGCCATGTGGTCGCCGGATTACCTTGGACACCGGGTATTCCAGGAACTCAACTATCCGAAAGAGGCCAAAAACGTCCTCATGGACGTGGACGATACCATGATGGTGGCATCTATTCGCCAGGGCATTGGTTCCTGCCTTGGCGGCGGCAATATCGCCTCCTCCTGGGGGACATACATGATTCCCGCAGCTATTGCCAAGCGCCCCATTCCCGGCGGTGCGGTTCTCACCGGCATTTTATGCGTGGTGACCGGTATACTCGGCTATCCCATGGACCTTGCCATGTGGCAACCTGTTCTGCGGGTGGCGCTTATTGTCGGCGTATTCCTGCCGCTGCTTGAAGCAGGTATGCAGATGGTTAACAACCATAAGGAGTCCCAGAGCGCCGGAACCTGTATTTTCGCCTGCGCGTTTGTAAATCCGGTGTTTGGCTGGTCCGCTGCTATGCTCCTGGACAACCTGGGGCTCATCGGTGATAGAGAGCGGGCCAAATCGCTCACCTGGAATGAAAAACTTATCATCCCGGGCTTCATGTTCCTCGTTTGTACCATTGCCCTTGGGCTGGTGGGTCAGCTTCCCGGAATACCCGGCATGTTCTAA
- a CDS encoding VC_2705 family sodium/solute symporter, translating to MNIIKIKSLFLTVFLLVFMLAQPVFAASGATLEGGFKLIPALILIAMIGLFLAVGFMNKAEGTSDYYAAGRSISAFGSGMAIASNWMSAASFLGMAAIMYGSGYHGLAYVVGWTGGYVLLLVLMASQVRRFGKFTATDFIGDRYYSSGMRVATAIIAICISISYCVGQFGGIGIMFKWIFGMNYAWSVIIGSSVVLIYTLISGMLGVTKNQQIQYVILIIAFLIPAHILTFKFDYFWILPQFGYGQVVSDIVAGTATPFISSLGHTMATVPSPEFAMPWDPATGKDFFQWMAICFSLMIGTAGLPHVIQKFYVVPKPSDARWSVTWGLFFICVLYWTAPLYSAFGKILSSNPEVGALAKDAIVVYTAQLGSVHPLIVGFLAAGAVAAAFSTVSGLLVAGASAFSHDIYFSVFRPNATGEQQMRMVKIGTTLMAVIVAGIALLKLGLIAQLVAVAFSLAGCTMFPLFLVGIWWTRANRAGGIAGLATGSGISAIVIIYFIAGKYGVSLPGNDFMNYWLNPWYFAWIAGPLAVLANVVVSLMTEPPPIEVQKHLAQSVHGVK from the coding sequence ATGAATATTATAAAAATAAAATCATTGTTTTTGACTGTATTCTTGCTTGTATTCATGCTAGCCCAACCTGTTTTTGCCGCCAGTGGCGCAACGTTGGAAGGTGGATTTAAATTGATCCCAGCCTTGATCCTTATTGCCATGATCGGGCTTTTTCTTGCGGTCGGATTTATGAACAAGGCAGAAGGAACAAGTGACTATTATGCTGCCGGCCGCTCGATTTCGGCCTTTGGTTCCGGAATGGCTATTGCCTCAAACTGGATGAGCGCGGCATCCTTTTTAGGAATGGCTGCGATTATGTACGGAAGCGGGTACCACGGGTTGGCCTATGTTGTTGGCTGGACAGGCGGCTATGTACTGCTTCTTGTTCTTATGGCGTCGCAGGTAAGACGGTTTGGAAAATTCACAGCCACGGATTTTATCGGCGATCGGTACTACTCCAGTGGAATGCGGGTTGCCACTGCAATCATCGCAATTTGTATTTCAATCAGCTACTGCGTTGGTCAGTTTGGCGGCATTGGTATCATGTTTAAATGGATTTTTGGTATGAATTATGCCTGGTCCGTGATTATCGGTTCCTCTGTTGTTCTTATCTATACCCTGATTTCAGGCATGCTGGGTGTAACAAAAAATCAACAGATTCAGTATGTAATTCTGATCATTGCCTTTCTGATTCCGGCACATATATTGACATTCAAATTTGATTATTTCTGGATTCTTCCACAATTTGGATATGGTCAGGTTGTTTCTGATATTGTAGCCGGCACAGCGACACCTTTTATCAGTTCCCTGGGGCATACAATGGCAACGGTGCCAAGCCCCGAATTTGCAATGCCTTGGGATCCGGCAACAGGAAAAGACTTTTTCCAATGGATGGCAATCTGTTTTTCATTAATGATCGGCACGGCCGGACTTCCCCATGTTATTCAAAAATTCTATGTTGTGCCAAAACCAAGTGATGCCCGCTGGTCTGTAACCTGGGGCCTGTTTTTCATCTGTGTTCTGTATTGGACGGCGCCGCTTTATTCAGCATTTGGAAAGATTCTTTCTTCCAATCCTGAAGTCGGGGCATTGGCAAAAGACGCCATCGTTGTATATACGGCACAGCTAGGTTCGGTTCATCCGCTTATCGTCGGCTTCCTTGCTGCCGGTGCTGTGGCTGCAGCATTTTCAACTGTATCAGGATTGCTTGTTGCAGGTGCATCAGCATTCTCCCATGATATTTATTTTTCAGTATTCAGGCCGAATGCAACCGGTGAACAGCAGATGCGTATGGTAAAGATCGGCACTACTCTCATGGCTGTAATCGTAGCAGGTATCGCCCTGTTAAAACTTGGCCTGATTGCACAGCTTGTGGCTGTAGCGTTCTCACTTGCTGGATGTACAATGTTCCCGCTTTTCCTGGTTGGAATCTGGTGGACTCGTGCGAACAGAGCCGGTGGGATTGCCGGTTTGGCAACCGGTTCAGGAATTTCAGCTATCGTTATTATTTATTTTATTGCAGGTAAGTACGGTGTGAGTTTACCTGGTAATGATTTTATGAATTACTGGCTGAACCCATGGTATTTTGCCTGGATTGCAGGCCCTCTTGCAGTGCTTGCAAACGTGGTTGTCTCTTTGATGACTGAACCGCCCCCCATTGAAGTCCAGAAACATCTTGCACAATCAGTTCATGGCGTGAAGTAA
- a CDS encoding (Fe-S)-binding protein codes for MKDLEHYREWSQACVKCGACRATCPVFKAENQEGGVARGKIALAQAMMDGQVFTEDRLVHDLSQCLLCGSCTNLCPNQVPTPDIVAAARMKVAQEKGLSGFGRGVATLLTHKKAMDWMSKSGELASRLLCRQIPETSGLKLRFPVPGIPKERTFPKPSFTPFLKRDIRQTVSRSTRPRVLFFTGCGINYLYPEIGECLVRILNFMGVHVTLTDEQGCCGLPALSAGAEDAVETLAERNLKALKLHAFDYVLTACASCYGTLAGIYPRLGVDYQPFAAKTRDVMDFLMDMDLAGRLASLPRSEERIKVTYHDPCHLRNHGVTRAPRQLLAALPQVDYIEMTDAATCCGLGGTFSVHHYETSQKIGSQKAKHVAQSGAEIVATACPGCIIQLQDSLNRENIPARAAHLIELVCQALPVK; via the coding sequence ATGAAGGATCTGGAACACTACCGGGAGTGGAGCCAGGCTTGTGTCAAGTGTGGTGCCTGCCGGGCCACATGCCCGGTGTTCAAGGCTGAGAACCAGGAAGGCGGTGTGGCCCGGGGAAAAATTGCCCTTGCCCAGGCCATGATGGACGGGCAAGTCTTTACCGAAGACAGGTTGGTTCATGATTTGTCCCAGTGTCTGCTGTGCGGCAGTTGCACGAATTTGTGCCCCAACCAGGTGCCCACCCCGGATATCGTGGCGGCGGCCCGCATGAAAGTAGCTCAGGAAAAGGGTTTATCCGGATTCGGAAGAGGCGTGGCGACCTTGCTGACGCATAAAAAGGCCATGGATTGGATGAGTAAAAGCGGCGAATTGGCCTCCCGGCTTTTGTGTCGGCAGATTCCTGAAACAAGCGGCTTAAAACTGCGGTTTCCGGTGCCGGGCATCCCTAAAGAACGTACCTTTCCAAAGCCGTCATTCACACCCTTTTTGAAGCGGGATATCCGGCAGACGGTCTCGCGTTCAACACGTCCCAGGGTGCTTTTTTTTACTGGCTGCGGTATCAATTACCTGTATCCTGAAATCGGTGAGTGCCTGGTTCGTATTCTCAATTTCATGGGGGTCCATGTGACCCTCACCGATGAACAGGGCTGTTGCGGGCTTCCCGCTCTGTCCGCCGGTGCGGAAGATGCGGTGGAAACCCTTGCCGAAAGAAATTTAAAGGCCCTGAAGCTGCACGCTTTTGACTATGTACTTACAGCCTGCGCTTCCTGCTACGGTACTCTGGCCGGGATTTACCCTAGGCTAGGTGTCGACTATCAGCCCTTTGCTGCAAAGACCCGGGACGTTATGGATTTTTTGATGGATATGGACCTGGCAGGCAGGCTCGCATCTCTTCCCCGATCAGAGGAACGGATTAAGGTCACCTACCACGACCCTTGCCATTTGAGAAATCACGGCGTGACCCGGGCCCCCAGGCAACTGCTCGCCGCGTTGCCCCAGGTCGACTATATTGAGATGACCGATGCGGCAACCTGCTGCGGTCTGGGGGGGACCTTTTCCGTACACCATTATGAAACCAGTCAAAAGATCGGCAGCCAAAAGGCGAAGCATGTGGCCCAAAGCGGGGCCGAAATTGTGGCAACGGCTTGTCCCGGATGCATAATTCAGCTCCAGGACAGCCTTAACCGTGAAAATATTCCAGCCAGGGCAGCCCACCTTATTGAACTGGTCTGCCAGGCACTGCCCGTCAAATAA